In the genome of Falco naumanni isolate bFalNau1 chromosome 5, bFalNau1.pat, whole genome shotgun sequence, the window taaaatgaagAATGCATTATGGTGACACCATAAGAAACAGGAtggatatttcatttttcatcacaAGATGATGGTGGTTATTACTTCCCATTCTACAATATTTAAGAGGTCTAGTATAATCCACTGGGATATGCAAATCATGCTCTAAATTTGTCTTGATGTACCAactgacaaaataaaatcttgctaATGGCAACTGGAAGACAAAAACAGTAAGAACAAAGAGAATGATAACTTTGAACACTTGAATGCCTGAATATTACTGTCAAGttgaaaaagactgaaagaataCCAATACCTGTGTTCCTCTGCTATGGTCCTATTTGGGTCTATATGGAAGACTGATCGTAGAAATGGTATTAATCTAGTCCTTGTCTACAGTCAAAAAGATCTCTTTAAGATTTACCTCTTTCTTTCTAGCACGCTCAGTCAGTATTTTCTCATACTCTTCTTTTGCCTTCTGACTGGATGTCTTCTTCTTAAACTTCCCTTCAGTCATAACTGGCCTGTAAGAAAAAGTATATGTACCTCTGGTACAGACTATCCACAAAGCAGACATAATCATATATCTCATAGCCACTGCAGAATCAGAACATGGTCTTCCACTCTTCTACTGCTTTTTGCATATCTAGGGAAGCTAActagaaatacagatttcagaagGCTCATCCTTCTACCCTGAATGGACTACCTATTTGCACCACTCTTACATAATACCCAACACTATTACAAGTCACATAATGAGCAGCTGGCATGACAACACAGCAAACTAAACTCCTTCAATGCCGACTGTACCAAAGACTGGACCGCACACAACTTCTAGTAACACATATACCTTCTCTGCTGGATCTTCACATGATTGTTGTTTCATGAAGTTTAAAGAGTGCCtaaaagcagggtttttttcccccatcatATGAGCTCCTCAGAGCTAGAAAAACTGAATGTACTATCTTAAAGATCTATTATCTATTTCTACTTCCGACATATGGATGCAACTACAGAGGTAAGAGGACAGCCAGCTGTTAGCAGACTGCCTGCCAGAGAAGTCAGGCTGACATTGCAAGGTGAAAAAGCACAGTAGTAAAAATGCCTTTCTACAAGTTTCTTCTTTAAGATGGCGGCATATTATTGTCCTTAATGTTCTGAAATTAGGAACTCAAATTATCTTCCTTCCAATTTTCAATTTAAGAAACTGTCCAGGTATCTTTCACCAGAGGAAACAGTACAAGAAAACCAGTGCTATTTGTCTGGCATTTCCTGTCACACTACTTTGAGTGGATGTTTCTGGTTAGttctaaattatattttttttctgggtcaCAATAAAGCCATTACACACATACAGAGCGTGGTAGCAAAGACATTTCACACTTGAAAAATATAAGCCTTGCCAGATATTTAACAACTGTTCACAAAGTAAGTTTTGATTACTCTATTACActacaaaaagttaaaaactaGCCATCAGCATTTAGGAGATTTCAGACATTTGAtcaagaaggaaagagaagctaTTTGCTCATACTTTCATCTAGAAACACAATTCTcttctggaggggaaaaaaaccccaactttgcCTCATTCTCATCTCCATCTTGTGGCAATACTGTGTAATGACACCTCATTGTCTCCAGTACAAAACTATTTAAACTGCAATATATGCTAAAAATAGAATTAGCTAACCAAAATCTTATTTTATACTCCCATAGAACACTGAAGTCTATCTAATAGACTTTACACATCACACCTCCTCACAGATTAGCAGTCACATTTTTTCAGAGTTATTAATTCTGGTTTAGAATCACAATGACCACAGtttaaacaacatttaaaaatgctctggtttaaagaaaaacatcagtcaTATTTCAGACATCCCCAAAAATCAGCTGCCTATTTTGGACAAAATTACAACCTTTCTCCCACTGTTGGGCTCAGACCTGAATGCCTTTCCCCCCTCTCTTGAGCATTCCTCCTAGGGAAGTCTAGATGTAGATACACCTTGGAATTCAAAGACTTAGGACACTCCTTGTACTGAGGACAAAAGGGCATTATCTTAATAATCATATTTGAATGCTGTTTAAAAACACTGCTATGACAGTATTAGACCTGAATGACTATACTTCCCATTTTACCGACATACCTAACCAAGATTTCAGGGGGAAttactgtcaggaaaaaaaagagttgtcTGACATTTATTAGACTGCAAATGAGAAACTCAATTTGACTTCTCCCAGTTATTAtatgtaactttaaaataaaccaaaacccccaaaaatccAAACACCACTGGCAAACTGCTATTCCATCtctattatttaaatttattccTTTGATCACAAACGCTTTACTGCCCTAAGGTTTTACTAAATcctccattatttttttaagttcatcATTAAAATCCCCTCAAAACTAACCATACCACAAAAGGATAACTGCACACAATATTGCTCATTCTAGCAGAAAAACAGTGCAATATCACAACAACAACTTCTCaaacttggaaaagaaagacaatgcaaaaaatgtttctaaaaagtggcattaattaaaaaatacttaaaatcaattcaaaggaaaattctgtAGACTCGAAAGCACACTACCTGGAAAGCAGGCTCTTATCTTTGTAGATACAGTAAGAAATCGGCCAAAAATTTAACTGCTCATGGACTGAACTTTCTCCTTAAAGTACAACAGTAACTGTCACATTATTTCTGTGGAATCAAGCCCTAAACATCACcaattttgctttctgattctGATGCAAACATCACAAACCtgtacatttacattttctaacaattagaaaaaatatttcagacctAACGGTACTTTTTTTGTCAAGCAAATCACCATACTGAAGTCCATATAAAGTGTAAAAcctaaaatacttctttaatGATGGAAACAATTACTTGTTTTTAGAGatatattttacaaaacttACTCTACTGCTTTATTTAGTCTTTCTTCTGATAAAACTGAATCATCTGGAGCCCTACGCCGTTTCTTGAGCATTTCTTCCTCAGCTAGGTACAGATGTTTCAAGTGCTCTGGATAAGTATCAGTAAACTGATCATCCTGTTGCGAATGgacctttcttctcttcagatATTTCCTGTATTGTCTTTCGATCACTTGTTTTCTCCGAAATGCAAATCCTCGTCCTGAAAACATAcgaaaaaagcatttaaatacacATGCACTGAAGTAATACCAAACCATTCAATTGTTGCCAGGACCACTTcaatccattttctttccaaaccaGAAAAGGCCACGGCTTGTGTTAATTTTAATAAGGAGCGGTCaaaaattcaaggaaaaaacaCCATTATAAATCTGCTCCCTACTTTAGCACTGCAGCTGGTACAGATTTACTGAAAATTATCACCTAAAACCTTGAGAAAACATGCCATTGTCAACATACTACTTAATGCACACTTGGTGTTACACACCTTTGCCAATGCTTTTCAAATCCAGTGAAAAGAAGCGTTAATGTTTCACTTCTACCTTTGACAGCTTCATAAACAACATCAACAGATTTCAAGACAGACTGCTAAAGACAGTCTCACGAAGACACTGGTAATAGTAATACCAGCTCCTTAAGCAGTCTCCAGCTGCAATgccacaggaaagaaagaatcacTGTCACTGTATTATACTATATTAATATTCCACCATATCTTTTCAACcaaataggttttttttattgttgttttctttctacagcTGTCCACGAAGAGCTTTTCTACAACTTCAAAGGTATGCTACATCATTAAATGATGGAAGGCAGGAAACATCTGATAATGCTTGTTTCAGTGTCAGTCATTACATAACTGCTCATTAATCTCCAATATGCTAATTTTACCCTTTATTGCATTAGTTTTAAAAGCTACTGACTTTTGTAACATTAACAAAAT includes:
- the CCDC59 gene encoding thyroid transcription factor 1-associated protein 26 encodes the protein MAGARRGGPGPAAQNAGGAACGSRRKRVWRPVLLRDVVGSVREGRGFAFRRKQVIERQYRKYLKRRKVHSQQDDQFTDTYPEHLKHLYLAEEEMLKKRRRAPDDSVLSEERLNKAVEPVMTEGKFKKKTSSQKAKEEYEKILTERARKKEEAEKRKQQREEAQRLYKQKKMEAYKILSKRTKRGQPNLNLQMEFLLQKIQQKT